CGGTGTATTCCCTACAAATTCTCCAACGAAACCACCTCCGAAGATCATATGACCATCCCGTCCTGGTGAGTTATTTACATCTGCGACATCACTTTTGCGAATCCGCTTCCGATCATTTTCAGTTAACGGTAGTTGCCAAATGAATTCTCCTGTTTCATCTGCCGCTTCTTGGAATTTCTTATAAAATGCTTTATCGTTTGTTAAAGTGCCCGTTTTATCATGACCGAGCGCTACAATGACACCACCTGTTAGCGTGGCTACATCAATTAAGTACTCAGCGCCGGCTTGTTTTGCATATGTCACCGCATCAGCCAATACTAATCGGCCTTCTGCGTCTGTATTTAATACTTCAATTGTCTTGCCGCTTAAAGACGTGATGACATCGTCCGGCTTGAACGCTTCACCAGAAATCATATTGTCAGAAGACGCAATGACGGCAATGACGTTTTTCTTCGGTCGTGACTCCCCTATGATCGCCATAGCGCCGAGTACAGCTGCCGCGCCTCCCATATCGCCTTTCATGCCCACCATGCCGTCTTTAGGCTTCAACGAATAGCCACCAGTGTCGTACGTAATTCCTTTACCGACTAAGCCGATGACATCTTCCCATTGTTCTGTCGCTTGGTACTTCAGCACAATGAGTTTGGGCTCTTCTACTGAACCTTGATTGACCGCAAGAATTGCTCCCATACCGAGCTCTTCCATTTCCGCTTTACCGAGAATATCGATTTCCAAGTCATAGCTCTCCGCTAATTCTCGTGCATACTCCGCCATCTTAGTTGGCGTTAATAGATTAGGCGGGACATTGACTAGCGTCCGGGCTTCGTTCACTGCATGTGCGGAAATCATGCCCACTTCTCCAGCAGCAGTGAC
This window of the Sporosarcina ureae genome carries:
- a CDS encoding leucyl aminopeptidase; amino-acid sequence: MIHVETASAMDQKEVEVLIVGIPDHPENVEGFDTFVDSFHPSLSDWIKSHDVQQKFKAITKMPALSKQSYDRVYFVGVGNQKRLTEQTLRELFAEVGKQLHNDRVRTVGVWTAPFCNEEIDSEDVAFLASEGIGMGSYAYEGFKTSSNEVDVRLTTVTFFTTEDEERVTAAGEVGMISAHAVNEARTLVNVPPNLLTPTKMAEYARELAESYDLEIDILGKAEMEELGMGAILAVNQGSVEEPKLIVLKYQATEQWEDVIGLVGKGITYDTGGYSLKPKDGMVGMKGDMGGAAAVLGAMAIIGESRPKKNVIAVIASSDNMISGEAFKPDDVITSLSGKTIEVLNTDAEGRLVLADAVTYAKQAGAEYLIDVATLTGGVIVALGHDKTGTLTNDKAFYKKFQEAADETGEFIWQLPLTENDRKRIRKSDVADVNNSPGRDGHMIFGGGFVGEFVGNTPWIHLDIAGTSDAASPHVLGPKGATGVMVRTLATFVERLAAEAEQQE